A window of Natrinema versiforme contains these coding sequences:
- a CDS encoding fumarylacetoacetate hydrolase family protein, with translation MKYLARTADGRPLLGDGEGFVPLSSAAPDAETVRDALPRAASGTLPDIDDAPADRIDREHVRFGPPLSRFGKLWGIGLNYAEHAGDLDEQRPDEPASFLKPDNALTGPGGPIRLPPAEQTDGVTAEAELAVLIGRECRNVDEESADDVIAGYLPVIDMTAEDILQRNPRFLTRAKSFDSFLVVGPTIAVPEEPPSLEEITVQTIVNETVAAENEVSNMLFPPREIVSFHSDVMTLRPGDLFSTGTPGAEQIDPGDHVRASVETIGSVDAPVVR, from the coding sequence ATGAAGTACCTCGCACGAACTGCCGATGGGCGACCGCTGCTCGGTGACGGCGAGGGGTTCGTCCCCCTTTCGTCGGCCGCTCCGGACGCCGAGACCGTCCGCGACGCGCTTCCCCGCGCTGCGAGCGGGACGCTGCCCGACATCGACGATGCTCCCGCCGACCGGATCGACCGGGAGCACGTCCGGTTCGGACCGCCGCTTTCCCGGTTCGGGAAGCTCTGGGGAATCGGCCTGAACTACGCCGAACACGCCGGTGATCTGGACGAACAGCGGCCCGACGAACCGGCGAGCTTCCTGAAACCCGACAACGCCCTCACCGGGCCCGGTGGACCGATCCGGCTCCCACCGGCCGAGCAGACTGACGGCGTGACGGCAGAGGCCGAACTCGCCGTGTTGATCGGTCGAGAGTGTCGCAACGTCGACGAGGAGTCAGCCGACGACGTGATCGCCGGCTACCTCCCGGTCATCGACATGACCGCTGAGGATATTCTCCAGCGGAACCCGCGATTCCTGACGCGGGCCAAAAGTTTCGACTCGTTCCTCGTCGTCGGACCGACGATCGCCGTGCCCGAGGAACCGCCGTCGCTCGAGGAGATAACGGTCCAGACGATCGTCAACGAGACGGTCGCGGCCGAGAACGAGGTCAGCAACATGCTGTTCCCGCCCCGAGAGATCGTCTCGTTCCATTCCGACGTGATGACGTTACGGCCGGGCGATCTCTTCAGCACGGGAACGCCCGGAGCGGAGCAGATCGATCCGGGCGATCACGTTCGCGCGTCCGTCGAGACGATCGGCTCCGTCGACGCGCCGGTCGTCCGTTGA
- a CDS encoding SDR family oxidoreductase yields the protein MDLQLTENVALVTASSSGLGKASAKALAREGANVVINGRDEERLDAAKADIEDVASGRVVAQQADLTNEDDIETLVETTVDEFDGIDHLVTSAGGPPSGPFLDTDDEDWYQAYDLLVMSVVRLAREAEPHLRDGEGTIVNITSRSVKEAIDSLVLSNSVRMSVIGLEKTLSKEFAPEVRTNAVLPGPHETERIESLVEQAVDRGDYDSYEEGLDDWASNPLDRIGDPMELGNTVAFLSSPLSGYINGESVLIDGGSTGATL from the coding sequence ATGGATCTACAACTCACGGAAAACGTAGCGCTGGTAACCGCGTCCTCGAGCGGACTCGGAAAAGCGTCGGCGAAAGCCCTCGCTCGAGAGGGTGCAAACGTCGTCATCAACGGCCGCGACGAAGAGCGCCTCGACGCCGCGAAAGCCGATATCGAGGACGTTGCCTCGGGACGTGTCGTCGCCCAACAGGCCGATCTCACGAACGAAGACGATATCGAGACGCTGGTCGAGACCACCGTCGACGAGTTCGACGGGATCGACCACCTCGTGACGAGCGCGGGTGGTCCCCCGTCCGGGCCGTTCCTCGACACCGACGACGAGGACTGGTATCAGGCGTACGATTTGCTCGTCATGAGCGTCGTCCGACTCGCGCGCGAGGCCGAACCCCACCTCCGCGACGGCGAGGGCACCATCGTGAACATAACCTCCCGAAGCGTCAAGGAAGCCATCGATAGCCTCGTGCTGTCGAACTCGGTCCGAATGAGCGTTATCGGTCTCGAGAAGACCCTCTCGAAGGAGTTCGCTCCCGAGGTACGGACGAACGCCGTCCTCCCCGGTCCCCACGAGACCGAGCGAATCGAGAGCCTCGTCGAGCAGGCGGTCGATCGCGGCGACTACGACTCCTACGAGGAGGGGCTCGACGACTGGGCGAGCAACCCGCTCGATCGGATCGGCGATCCGATGGAACTCGGTAACACCGTCGCGTTCCTCTCGTCGCCGCTGTCGGGGTATATCAACGGCGAGAGCGTACTGATCGACGGTGGCTCCACGGGGGCGACCCTATGA
- a CDS encoding cupin domain-containing protein, with translation MRPVDFDDAETYEPDDGWRRVSMAGSDQFSFEWFEKPPGHSSPMHDHENEQVCLCLEGELTVATEDDEVTLEKFDSVLLESDEPHRVENTGDELAVGLDVFAPGRSFDFWTDRDE, from the coding sequence ATGAGGCCGGTCGACTTCGACGACGCGGAGACGTACGAACCCGACGACGGCTGGCGGCGCGTCTCGATGGCCGGCAGCGACCAGTTCTCCTTCGAGTGGTTCGAGAAACCGCCCGGACACAGCTCACCGATGCACGACCACGAGAACGAGCAGGTCTGTCTCTGTCTCGAGGGCGAACTCACGGTCGCGACCGAGGACGACGAAGTGACCCTCGAGAAGTTCGACTCCGTCCTGCTCGAGTCCGATGAACCCCACCGCGTGGAGAACACGGGCGACGAACTGGCGGTCGGACTGGACGTCTTCGCGCCCGGCCGATCGTTCGACTTCTGGACCGACAGGGACGAATGA
- a CDS encoding DUF362 domain-containing protein: protein MEFPEQADIAKLIDSQPYPSFARVSYEPATETIADPLETVRSEVDRLAFEELEPGSTVAVGVGSRGIHLIADIVAETVTAIEERGFAPIIVPAMGSHGGATSEGQREILAALDITEDRIGAPIDARMDVAKLDDVSVDGTETPVYFATAALEADAVMVINRVKPHTNFTGRIESGLCKMLTVGLGKQQGAQAFHSTALAEGYVPTIESLTAAIRESVPLLGGLALVENFYEETGVIEAIPGSAFEERGPELLERARAEMATLPVDDIDLLVVDELGKEISGAGMDTNVIGRYQVINAPDPETPAIDLIYARGLTDETSGNGNGIGLADITRRAAVDQLDLRKTYANALTSGSLAKAKLPPVAPNDELALRVALNALGGYDPETARVAWIENTTDLDEFYVSDALLEDIEDEVAVRNRVQLTFDDGTALFE from the coding sequence ATGGAGTTTCCCGAGCAGGCAGATATAGCGAAACTCATCGACTCGCAACCGTACCCGTCGTTCGCTCGAGTCAGCTACGAGCCGGCTACTGAGACTATTGCAGACCCCCTAGAGACGGTCCGATCGGAGGTAGATCGACTCGCGTTCGAGGAGCTCGAGCCGGGATCGACGGTCGCCGTCGGCGTCGGCAGCAGGGGAATTCACCTGATTGCGGATATCGTCGCCGAGACGGTCACGGCCATTGAGGAACGAGGGTTCGCACCGATCATCGTCCCGGCAATGGGGAGTCACGGCGGTGCGACTTCCGAGGGCCAACGCGAAATTCTCGCGGCGCTCGATATCACCGAGGACCGTATCGGCGCGCCGATCGATGCGCGCATGGACGTCGCGAAACTCGACGACGTGTCCGTCGACGGGACCGAGACGCCGGTTTACTTCGCCACCGCCGCGCTCGAGGCCGACGCAGTGATGGTGATAAATCGAGTCAAGCCGCATACGAACTTCACCGGTCGGATCGAAAGCGGCCTCTGTAAGATGCTCACGGTCGGCCTCGGCAAGCAACAGGGGGCGCAAGCGTTCCACTCGACGGCGCTCGCCGAGGGGTACGTGCCGACGATCGAGTCACTCACTGCGGCTATCAGGGAGTCGGTCCCGTTGCTCGGCGGACTCGCGCTCGTGGAAAACTTCTACGAGGAGACGGGCGTCATCGAAGCGATTCCGGGATCCGCGTTCGAAGAGCGCGGACCGGAACTGCTCGAACGCGCTCGTGCAGAGATGGCGACGCTCCCGGTCGACGATATCGATCTGCTCGTCGTCGACGAACTCGGAAAGGAAATCTCCGGTGCGGGAATGGATACGAACGTGATCGGCAGGTACCAAGTCATCAACGCGCCCGATCCGGAGACACCCGCGATCGATCTCATCTACGCCCGCGGGCTTACGGACGAGACGAGCGGCAACGGCAACGGAATCGGACTGGCGGACATAACCCGTCGAGCCGCCGTCGACCAACTCGATTTGCGGAAAACATACGCGAACGCGCTGACGAGCGGGTCACTCGCCAAAGCGAAGCTTCCTCCCGTCGCACCGAACGACGAACTAGCACTCAGGGTCGCACTGAACGCACTCGGCGGCTACGACCCGGAGACGGCTAGGGTTGCCTGGATCGAGAACACGACTGACCTCGACGAGTTTTACGTCTCGGACGCTCTGCTCGAGGACATCGAGGACGAGGTCGCGGTTCGAAATCGGGTCCAGTTGACGTTCGACGACGGGACGGCGTTGTTCGAGTGA
- a CDS encoding IclR family transcriptional regulator: MTERDAGGGNRIGSTKTSFAIVHELQENGPSRLSEIATELDLTESTTHRHLNTLCDLRYVSRQGERYQIGLRFARLGRAARTRDPAYETARQHVQDLAEETQERSQFVVEDYGLGIYLHVETGSKAVRAGFDVGRQIHLHGSSAGKSILAHYPRDRVDEIFDRWELPALTDNTITDREALYDELEAVRERGVGFNREEHVDGINGVAVPVVRDGSVLGALAVAGPSHRLNGDRLESEVPNMLLTAANELELNITYSSPDSSADHIVE; this comes from the coding sequence ATGACAGAACGAGACGCCGGCGGTGGAAATCGGATCGGAAGCACGAAGACGAGTTTCGCGATCGTCCACGAGCTTCAGGAAAACGGGCCGTCCCGTCTCTCCGAGATCGCCACCGAACTTGATCTCACCGAGAGTACGACACATCGTCACCTCAACACGCTCTGTGACCTCCGGTACGTGTCGCGGCAGGGCGAACGATATCAGATCGGGCTCCGATTCGCACGGCTCGGGCGAGCGGCACGGACGAGAGACCCGGCGTACGAGACGGCGCGGCAACACGTCCAGGACCTCGCCGAGGAGACCCAGGAGCGCTCGCAGTTCGTCGTCGAAGACTACGGTCTCGGTATTTACCTCCACGTGGAAACGGGCAGCAAGGCAGTCCGAGCCGGGTTCGACGTCGGTCGACAGATCCACCTCCACGGGTCGTCGGCCGGCAAGTCGATCCTCGCTCACTACCCGCGGGACCGCGTCGACGAAATCTTCGATCGCTGGGAACTGCCGGCGCTCACCGACAACACCATCACCGATCGCGAGGCGCTGTACGACGAACTCGAGGCCGTTCGCGAGCGCGGGGTCGGGTTCAATCGGGAGGAACACGTCGACGGAATCAACGGCGTCGCGGTCCCCGTCGTGCGGGACGGATCGGTTCTCGGTGCCCTCGCGGTCGCTGGTCCGTCCCATCGGTTGAACGGGGATCGACTCGAATCGGAGGTACCCAATATGCTGCTCACAGCCGCGAACGAACTCGAATTAAACATTACTTACTCGTCACCGGACAGTTCGGCCGACCACATCGTCGAGTGA
- a CDS encoding carboxymuconolactone decarboxylase family protein: MSDQSSRIPTVSRRSQVPEDQHEQYDRIADTRETVSGPFPVLLNSPELAGRVGHLGTYVRFESSPSGRERELAILTTAREFDCAYEWAFHEPVARREGVPANAIEAVAREESLDKLADTDALVVRYGRELLREHAVSETTFQRAAAHFGSQGITDLTATIGYYSMLACVLNAFEVQPEDEPPFSS; encoded by the coding sequence ATGAGCGACCAATCATCGAGGATACCGACGGTCTCGCGGAGATCACAGGTGCCCGAAGACCAGCACGAACAGTACGACCGCATCGCGGACACTCGCGAAACAGTCAGCGGTCCGTTTCCAGTGCTCCTGAACAGCCCGGAGCTGGCCGGACGGGTGGGCCATCTCGGGACGTACGTCCGATTCGAGAGCAGCCCCTCCGGACGGGAGCGGGAACTCGCGATTCTCACGACGGCCCGCGAGTTCGATTGCGCCTACGAGTGGGCGTTTCACGAGCCGGTCGCCCGGCGAGAGGGTGTTCCGGCGAACGCGATCGAGGCCGTCGCTCGCGAGGAGTCTCTCGACAAGTTGGCCGATACCGACGCCCTCGTCGTCCGGTACGGCAGGGAGTTGCTCCGCGAACACGCCGTTTCCGAAACGACGTTCCAGCGCGCCGCCGCTCACTTCGGCAGTCAGGGAATCACGGACCTAACCGCGACGATAGGGTATTACAGCATGCTGGCGTGCGTGTTAAACGCGTTCGAAGTCCAGCCGGAGGACGAACCTCCCTTCTCGTCGTAA
- the thrC gene encoding threonine synthase: protein MERTVSCYDCGEAYTAAERKRCDCGEPLWFDVDPDGLEWPDAGSIDDMWRYADVLPVSDSTGIAPGGTPLFRANRLDDYVGCNLSLKNEGQNPTGSFKDRGSAVGIRGTIEGGAEWVGTVSHGNMALSTSAYAASADLECAVFVPADTPPERLELIARHDPHVFRVDGDYGRLYADTLSLDVGVNFVNADTPLRVAGQKTVAYEILERLAPAVPDAIALPISSGGQASSIWKALRELTRAGVIDEVPRLILCQAAACDPIATAYRNGEAAVTPVTPAETIAVSIANSDPPSGTRALTAARDTGGAVVSVSDEDIREAMDRIATRAGVSVEPSSAVAVAGVRQLSRTGALEASDDVVAILTGSGYKERYDTDIRSRTIGVADIEGALTSIVDT, encoded by the coding sequence ATGGAGCGAACGGTCTCGTGTTACGATTGCGGGGAGGCGTATACGGCCGCCGAGCGAAAACGCTGTGACTGCGGCGAGCCGCTCTGGTTCGATGTCGATCCGGACGGACTCGAGTGGCCCGACGCCGGATCGATCGACGACATGTGGCGGTACGCCGACGTCCTCCCAGTGTCCGATTCGACCGGAATCGCGCCGGGCGGGACGCCGCTATTCCGCGCGAATCGCCTCGACGATTACGTCGGTTGTAATCTGTCCCTGAAAAACGAAGGGCAAAACCCGACGGGGAGCTTCAAGGACCGGGGGAGCGCGGTCGGAATCAGGGGGACGATCGAGGGCGGAGCGGAGTGGGTCGGCACCGTCTCCCACGGAAACATGGCGCTGAGTACGAGCGCGTACGCCGCGAGCGCCGACCTCGAGTGTGCGGTGTTCGTCCCGGCGGACACGCCGCCGGAGCGACTCGAGTTGATCGCTCGTCACGATCCCCACGTCTTCAGGGTCGACGGCGACTACGGGCGGCTCTACGCGGACACGCTCTCGCTCGACGTCGGCGTGAACTTCGTCAATGCCGATACGCCGCTCCGCGTCGCCGGACAGAAGACGGTCGCCTACGAGATTCTCGAGCGACTGGCACCGGCGGTGCCGGACGCGATCGCCCTCCCGATAAGCAGCGGCGGACAGGCGAGCTCGATCTGGAAGGCGCTCCGAGAACTCACTCGAGCGGGCGTGATCGACGAGGTCCCGCGGCTGATCCTCTGTCAGGCGGCCGCGTGCGATCCGATCGCGACCGCCTATCGAAACGGCGAGGCGGCGGTGACACCCGTGACGCCGGCGGAGACGATCGCCGTGTCGATCGCGAACAGCGACCCGCCGAGCGGCACGCGTGCGCTGACGGCCGCTCGCGACACCGGCGGCGCGGTCGTCTCGGTGTCCGACGAGGACATCCGCGAGGCGATGGACCGGATCGCGACGAGAGCCGGCGTCTCCGTCGAGCCCTCGAGTGCCGTCGCAGTCGCCGGCGTTCGCCAGCTGTCACGGACGGGGGCTCTCGAGGCGAGTGACGACGTCGTCGCGATTCTGACCGGGTCGGGATACAAGGAGCGCTACGACACCGACATCCGGAGTCGAACGATCGGAGTCGCCGACATCGAAGGAGCGCTGACGTCCATCGTCGATACCTAA